One genomic window of Solanum dulcamara chromosome 10, daSolDulc1.2, whole genome shotgun sequence includes the following:
- the LOC129870545 gene encoding hydroxycinnamoyltransferase-like has translation MKKMKINIIESIMVKPSKPTPSKILWNSNLDLIVGRIHLLTVYFYKPNNGLISQNNTNFFDSKIMKEALSNVLVSFYPMAGRLILAKDNNEDGKIIEINCNGEGVLFVEAQSDDTFIDDFGDFVPNLEMKKLIPSVDTCGDISSFPLVIFQVTHFKCGGVSLGCGVFHTLSDGVSSIHFINTWSKITRGLSVAVPPFIDRSLLRARDPLTPAFKHVEYHPPPTLNNVHDQVNGPKSSTTAMFKITSDQLTLLRTRSEHKGSTYEVLAAHIWRCTCKARALDDDQLTKLHVATDGRTRLFPPLPQGYLGNVVFTATPMAKSSEILSEPLTKTARRIHDTLARMNDEYLRSAIDYLELITDLSKLIRGPTYFASPNLNINSWTKLPVHDSDFGWGKPIHMGPACILYEGTVYILPSPSDDKNLSLAVCLDVDHMPLFEKYLYEF, from the exons atgaagaagatgaagatcaACATTATAGAATCAATAATGGTGAAACCATCAAAGCCAACTCCTTCAAAGATTCTATGGAATTCAAATCTTGATTTAATAGTTGGAAGAATCCATCTTTTGACTGTTTATTTCTACAAGCCTAATAATGGATTAATATCCCAAAATAATACTAATTTCTTTgattcaaaaattatgaaagaGGCTTTAAGCAATGTTTTAGTTTCATTTTATCCAATGGCTGGAAGATTAATATTGGCTAAGGATAATAATGAAGAcggaaaaataattgaaataaattgTAATGGAGAAGGGGTATTATTTGTTGAAGCTCAAAGTGATgatacttttattgatgattttggtgattttgtTCCAAATTTGGAGATGAAGAAACTTATTCCTAGTGTTGATACTTGTGGTGACATCTCTTCTTTTCCACTTGTCATCTTTCAG GTTACTCATTTTAAGTGTGGCGGAGTGTCCTTAGGTTGTGGAGTTTTCCACACATTATCTGATGGTGTTTCGTCCATTCATTTCATCAACACGTGGTCAAAAATCACACGTGGACTCTCCGTTGCGGTCCCACCGTTCATCGACCGGTCCCTCCTCCGTGCACGGGACCCACTGACCCCGGCCTTTAAACATGTCGAGTATCACCCTCCACCAACCCTAAATAACGTCCACGATCAAGTTAATGGTCCAAAGTCCAGTACCACGGCcatgtttaagatcacaagCGACCAACTAACCCTGCTCAGGACTAGGTCCGAGCACAAGGGTAGCACTTATGAAGTCCTCGCGGCCCATATTTGGCGTTGCACGTGCAAAGCACGTGCCCTAGACGACGACCAATTGACAAAGTTACATGTTGCTACAGATGGAAGGACAAGACTTTTTCCTCCCTTACCACAAGGCTATTTAGGAAATGTTGTCTTCACAGCTACACCAATGGCCAAATCTAGTGAAATTCTATCAGAACCATTGACGAAAACTGCACGAAGAATTCATGATACGTTGGCAAGAATGAACGATGAATACTTAAGATCCGCGATAGATTACCTCGAATTAATCACAGATTTATCTAAATTAATCCGAGGGCCAACGTATTTTGCTAGTCCTAATCTTAATATCAACAGTTGGACTAAGTTGCCTGTTCATGATTCAGATTTCGGATGGGGAAAGCCAATTCATATGGGACCTGCTTGTATATTGTATGAAGGGACAGTGTATATATTGCCAAGTCCAAGTGATGACAAGAATTTGAGTTTGGCTGTGTGTTTAGATGTTGATCATATGCCACTTTTTGAGAAGTATTTGTATGAATTTTGA